The DNA window TCCAGGCCTATCAGCTGTGTTTGGCATACGTGAAGACTCTGTATCAGGACAATCCTTGCTGAAGAGGAAGGCACCAATCTCCTGGCCAGTATACTTCTGCCAGGTGGAAAACCATCTGTAGAAACAACAAGAGAATTTGAGGTAAGCATGGGTCTTTTACAAGGTCAGAAAGGGCATCtacaatcaaacaaacaattatGGACACATGCTGCTTGGGGAAAAATTAGCCAATGAAAATCATTAGCTCAAATTCATAAGATACCTCTACTTGATATGCCAGCAACATCTCAACAGATCATGAAAATGATATGAATTGacaattaacattatttttagttCTCTATAATGAATATACTCTTCTTGAATTAGTGATATCATGAAGGAAACCATAGGGTAATTCAATATTCCAATCCTTACATGATCTAGACCACTTCATCAATGACTGTACAGTAATAGCTTTCtaaagttacaaaaaaaaaacacaaatcaaACTCCCTTGGAACGTGCAGGTAACAGTGAAAAGACAACAGGATCAACAACAAGACTCAATCCAGAATACCAATAACGAGTCCGCGATTAGATTATAAACATAAAGACTAAAGAAAAAGGTTATATTCAGATCACCTGGTGGAGACGACATAATACAAGTTGCCTACTTTTAAATCCAATTCAGCCTTGTTCACCAAGTCAGACACGATCCGTTTCTCTTCCTCTGGAGTATAAGGTATCCCAATTGCAGCATTTTCTAACATGAATCTTGAATCGGGAATCGTCATAATCTTCAATAACAATCTGGCAATTAGAAAATCGAGAGAGAAGAAGAATCagacaaattattttcaaatatgaaaaacaaaatcgAAAAAAAGGCCGAGTGAAAGTCTCTCGCCATAAATTGGGTTAACCTTGAACAGATCAAATAAATCAATGGGTCGGTAGATAGAAAAAGATTGCTCCGAAGAATAACAATACACTTCGAAAGAAcataagagagagagagaactcgggaggagaagaagaagacctTTGAAAGATCTAAAAACTTAACCCTAGATTGCAGGATGGTTCCAATTTGATCAATTATAGGAAGAAAACCAAATAAAAGAGAAAACCCTTTATGGTGTTTTCTTGCTAGCCTTTTCGTTCCTCCTATCCACCTGTTTATAAAATGAGAgaatttaagtttatatatttttatactatttatttatttataatttatatttatattatattatattatattatattaattataagaaGAATCTAAATTTTGagaatgtttaaaaaaatttcaaaagtataaaatgtattaaattaaaaatgaggagtatgtattaaaaaaaatatattttaatttaaaattgtattttttttaattactcttaaatatttttaatatatttcatttttcaataattattttattttaatattatttggaaattttatatttctgtAGTTAATCGTTTTCTCGAAAATTTACGAAGGTAtcgttttttcttattttttattttttatttttatgccATGTTTTGTCGTTGTATTTAAATgatcttttcatttttaataaatgaacctttttaaaaaaaattaaattgaagtattctatgattttatattatataataattgaatcttaaaatatatagataattataatattttgacaaGTAATTTTCTCACTTTTATGTAATAaaggtttataaataaatttacaagttattaatgaaataattaacaaaattaaatttgaaaatttgaaatgaaaaataataaatatattagaatgcATTACAAgcaaaagttttttaaaaaaattattaaagaatttttttatcttttatgtttcattatcattcaaaatattagataaaaattGGAGGTTAAAGAATTTTACTAgtattttattctatattcattgaaattattatattaaaataggaGGTCACGTCCATAAATTAGTgtgttaatattataaaaaaaaattagatgagatgcacaaaaattatatataaaatctctttaaaaaattaataaagtaacTTAAAATACCTCACATTGAAATACCCAATGAACAAGTTACTCTACCTataaaaacaattgaaaaaacaaattattaaaattacataaacataaaatattgcATAAATAATAACACACGACAAGTCATTGAATAATATCATATCTAAGTCattgtttaattgaaaatatggAGACTGAGTTTTATAGTTCAATCTACCTGTGGTTATCTAccattcaaaacatttaaatcataatttcttatagtaataatagtaatatctcattattattattattattattattattattattattattattactgttttgtattaaaataagtGATTTTGTTTCATATGTACTAGGGATTGTTTGATATCAAAATGTGGTTAgatttaaaatgatttcaagTTTCAGCCACCATCCcatctaaattaaaatacaaattctaGGTATTTCTgaccaaaatataaataaattataaattgtaacaaaaatgttaaagaaattatattatacaagAGAGAAATGAGGgacaaaatattagttaaaaaaaggtTTATATCTTTAGATTTTAGATACAATCCTtcaccaaatcaaacaaacaaaaccatgtgttattattttatttatttattttgtttgactatcttatatttaactatccacttcaattttaatttatggacttaagataatttaatttaagacaTTGATCTTTTAGATAAGATTATTTCTAGTTAACCTACTACTATAGTAAGGTAAGATAGTGTGTTATTATTGATttgaactttttatttatattttcttagtGAGCACTCGAATCGATATGAGCCGTTCAACCGTTATATCGACGACTCAATTCGAAAAAGCactaatatattaatcaatgttataattaatgaataaattttatagatatcctaacttgattttgattaattagttggtttaaaattagtttaaaacatgattatgatttattagatatatataatcgaatttttaaataattataaaaaacgaTTCAATATCTAATACATTAAATCTCgtcaaataaatatatgatcgGATGCAAAATCTTAATCGATTAAACTTTAGACTTCTCATATGCCATAGACTTTTTTTCATTTCCCATATTTCATTCCTTAATGGTTTTGTCCAAGGCAAGAACATATACTTGGTAAGGACTTTAGTCCTAACTCCTAAGTATATAAAATACAAGaaaactattaaaaattttTTTAGATCTGAAtctaaatccaaataaaaaaaatatcaataaatttttaaactGAATTCACAGGGTAAGAGCGAAACttgaatgtttaatttatttagaatgcattatataatttcaatttaagtccaacatgtttttatatatatttaaactacaataaaattataaagttacatattttaaagataaaatcgGATGCATGAATAAATAAGGATATCAATTAAAGTCTCCCTAAATAAGAtacataacaaaatattttcaaatagtttAAAGACAATTTGTAATCTAGATCCAAACTAATATTAGAAAGTTTTATCAAATGGTCACATGTTCCCTCCATTATAACATATAAGACTATTTAATATACTTCTACTTCTAGATCCAAGATGAgaaacatattataattatttctaaCTAAGTTGAGTTTCCaaatgcttatatatatattatctaatccTATTTCTTAACatgatacaaaaaaaaaaaaagcattctTCACGACCAAGGAAAGAAAACAATTTTTGTTGTGATAATTTTTGTCAGACAGCATCACCAGAGCTGGCAGACGAACCGTCATCCTCACTCGACAAACTCTCCTGTGTAGAGCTTGAAGGTGACCTTGTATTGTCATCTTCACTAACCATATCGACACGACGTCTCCTGCGAATGTCCTTAATGCCCCTCCCTTGAAGGGCTAACCGTCTGCGCTTCCTTGCTTTCCTTTTGCCCTTGGGGAATTCTTCTCTACGTGAATCAAAACTCTTACTGTCTGCTTCCTCGGTTCTTTCCTTGCCATTTGAACCACCGCCATGCTCCGATTCGACTTCCTGCCCGTCGATGTCAAGCTTGCGTCTTTTTCGACTGGCATTAGTCTGCAATGTTTTTTTTGAAGTTCAGCAAAAAGGGTAATAAATAAATGGTTCAAAGCGATTCATTGATTGAATGCTTCAGATCATAAATCCAACATTCAGGCAAGATTTCTACACAATAGGTGCATATGACTTGAAAGACTAAAGGGTGCATTTGATAACACAACTTATTAATCCAAATGTgatataaaatgttaattagctagattcaactcaaattaaggTATAAAATCTAACTTTACCAGGTTAGATATGAATGACATATCATTGATCTAGTATTGATCTAGTAAGAGCATCCAAAAGAAAACTTTAACCCTAAACTCATTCCAAGGGTAAAATATTCTTTAAGTACTTCTCGAAATTAGTTTAACATTTTCtcgaaaaaaaggaaaatatcaTGTACTTAAagtttagataattttatttaatttattcaacatTTGACTCATTCGGCACTTAAAATTCAGTATTAGGGATTCGATACTTAATTTTGAGTTTAACAAATGCACCCTTAAACCTGGAGAAATCAGAAGCAAAATTAATAAGCCGAAGTGCGAATGGGAATTTAGTAATCTAGGTTTTCCATCGTTTTTTAATGGAATGAAACAGTATCCACAAACATCTGGACATAAATCATGAAAATTCCAAGAAAATTTGGACACTCAAGTCAATGTCCCATTTGGAAATACATTTTTCCTTTGTACATCTATCTTTGGATCCGGAAccagaaacaaaaaaaaaactctgaATTTGCGTATTAATAAGTTTAGTttatgaacatttatatatttggaTCCAGATCCAGaattaaaaagtgtttccaaatggggcaataaatgttattaatgtCATAAACAAGTGGATGCAAGAAAACTAGactttttaagataaaaaaacaaacctTGGGACCACGGTCCACCAACTGAGACCATTCATTTCTGTTTCTCAAACAATCTAGGACAGCCTGTGAATGACTTGAATAAGCATAACGCTCTCCATTATGTTTCCTCAAGTTAGGCCAATGCTGCATAGAGAGAGAAACCGGAAAATAAGATAAGGATTTCCATTTGTCAATTGGAACATAGACAGAAATTAATACATGTTACAGATGAACATACCGGCAGCACAGCATCACAAAGCTCTTCATATGTCATTCTTTGGCCCTTGCCCATAATCTCAGCAAGTAATCCTATTAGTAATACACACTCCATGATTAGTATCTCCAACCATTGAATACATAATGAGTCATAACCATCACAACTTTCATTTCACTTGAAAAAAATGGACAAAACTGAAAAtctagggcttgtttgatgtggctCCCATCACCAATTACCTTTttcatcaaatcatcaactaaaatactaaattaccctaactaataaagataatttagtcatttaactcaaataatcaaaataaactacTTTTgatatcaaacaagattttattatcattatttttaaatatcaaataagctTCTAGACTACCTGGTAAAGTGTGATGAACAGGGCCACCAACATCATCATCAGAAGCATGATGGGGGGAGTTGTGCATGGACACTACATTCTGTTCATTTATCTCGGCAGAGGAAGCTGGACCACTGCTAATAGATGCAGTTGAAACAGGGGGAGGAGTACTCTTCTTGTTAGAGTGTAGCCCTTTGCCAGAACCACTGTCCCCCAAACTCCTAGCAGAAGCATCAGTATTTGTAACTGGGTCATGTTTCTTCCGATCGGGTGAATAAGAAGGCCTTCTTTTCATCCTCTTAACTTCACTATCCATGCCATAAGAACTTTGAGATGCATCTTTAGCTATATCTTTGCCTTTTCTTTTAGGAatctaaaaatatcatataaattaaGACATACTAGCCAGATAAATAGCAATTAACCCAAATATATGGGGAGGAATAAAGGATTGAATTAAAGACATGTCTTTCGCCTACTGTATCATTTCTAATGGTAGGAACATTTCAGATTGGGATGTTTTCAATTAGTTGATGAGATAATCAACAGTTAGGTTTTATTTGGGCTTGTGAAGATTTTTTaacttttgattttgatttctGATTGCCCTTGGGTATGAGAGTAGTCCATTGTTGTATCAATTTTTGAGGCATGATAATAGTCTCTTTGTGCTCTCAaatcttaggccttgtttgatgtgggaaCTATCCAATCTACTCATCAATGACATCACTCAAACATgaacaaaaacaacaaaatgccctctatttgtttaaaaataaaattattttttcattatatatttataccaataatatttttttcccaAATAACCTCATTTTCAATAACCTACGTCCAACAAGGCTATTTTGAAATAACCACTTCGATAATCAAATCACCcatgatcaaacaaggccttatttttttctttgtaaatAATCTTTTGCCTTAaagaaaagaagagagaaatgaacACAGGATGGAAGCTTACAAAATTCTGATCTTTCCCTCCAGCACTAGATGTCCGCTTCATTAGGGTGCTTGTACCAGTAGGTGAAGTTAAGTGAGGTAAGCTACCAGTGTGCCGCATTCGTGGCACACGAGGCACTCTAGGAGAACTATTGAGTTCTTGATGCAAGAGTAAAGCAAGCTGCAAGAGGAGCAAACAGGTATCTTCACATTAAAACATGACCTGTTTTGGTATAACATTTCTTCATGTTGACAAtaatctacatttgttatgttcatcaaaaacaacaatgatctagaaaaataatcttatcTGGAAAAATCTCTATACcaaattaaacaaagaaaaactatagtataatttggatcatgatctaaaacataatttttacgCCAAATGAAGCAAtaaaaattacactataatttggatATTATCCATAAAATGATCTgaatcatgataaaaaaaattcatataattctAACTTTAGCAATTTTCCAATGGGCTAAATACATgcaatttttgaaacaaatggAAATCATCTCACCTCCTCATCACTTAGTGCTGCAGGCGTTTTTGAAGCTATGGAAGAGGACACAGGTTGTGTCACCTTGGTAGATTGTGGTCCACTTGAAAGATTATTAACCTTTTCGGCTTTATTGGGTAATCCGGGAAGTGGTGATTTGTTTTGCACATCTAGCACCCTCTGCTTCTGTAATGACCCAGCTGATTCAGTCGAGATTGTATCTCCAGCATTTGGTGCAGAAGATGATTTAGTAGATGTGTGAGGCAAAGGTTTCCTTGAATCTGGAGACGTCTTCTTTGTAACAAACGAGTGTGAAATTTTCTTTGAATGTGATGATGATTTAGATGTTGAACTAACAGAATATTTAGAATGTTCTTTAGATATTTTCCTTGGCACTTGATGCACATCTTCATCCTTGGACAAATTGCTATCTTTTCCATGTTCTTTGTCAACACTATGACCCCGAGTGTTCAAAGACCTACGGTAACCAgtaattgaaattttggaaatCCCAGTAGCGGTTGTGTTTGAAGAGGATTTTGAAGGCTCATTGGCAGGCTTCAAATCAAGTTTATTTTCTGAAAGATTTTTCTGAGATTTCTCTGAAACAACAAAGCTTTCAGGGACCTCCATTTGTTGTTTGGGCTCGGAATTGAGAACTCCAACAGTTTTACCCATTTTCCCATTTTCCGTAGATTTTTCACTTGTGTCTTCAGCCATGGGGTGACTTTCTGAGGTCTTCGTATTGAGATGTACGTCAGCACCGCCATCTCTTTCTGCTTTGGAACACAATGGTGGAGCACTTGGCAATTTGTGACAACTGCTATCCTGACAACTTTGATTAATTTCAGTCACAGGTACTGTTGTGCAGCCTTTGACGACTGCCTTTTGAGAGTCAGTTGGATTGCTTAGTGAATAACTTTTTCCATTATCCTTCGCCACATCATACTTCAGATCAATGTCCTGAAATATCAACAGTACAAGTGAGTAACAAAACATGCATACAATTTCATCAACATCTAATAGGTGGATGGCATTCTCAAGAAACAAAGTTTGCAAGTTTTGCTAGAAGTTATCTTTATCCTTTCCCACCATCCATTAGGAGCGAGTTTCTCCAAAGCTCTTTTGAATAGATTAGAGATCACATATGTTAAAAACAAACCTGAATGCATATGTATTATTGCTTGATGACATATTTAAAGCTTCATTACATGGAAAATTTCCATTTCATTGAACTTAAAAGGCATGATGTATAACATAGAGAAGGTCAAATAATGAAGTCTGGAGATGActagaaaaaattctaattcaaaGTATTGAACATTGGCATTGCTTAAACCTCACTCTCTGTAACAATAATAGAAAATGGAGAGAATGAGAGAGgagatgatttaaaaaaaaaatgtttaattcaAAAGACAAGAAAAGATGTACCTCGTCTTTCATTGAAGTACTGCGATGATTTTTTCTTCCTCTCGATAATGCCAAACTATCACCATTTTTTTGAGAATTCTCAGACCTCGCTGATACTTGTTGACCATCCTTGTTTCCCGTGGGTTTTAGTTGAATTGAAATATCATTACCAGTTGTTGTATCCAAAGATGCAGCATCTGAAGGTAGCTCACTTGAACCAGCAGCATTCTTGATATTCACCACAGAACATGAAGTATCCTTTAAAATTGTGCTTTTGATGCCTTGACTACAAGTCTTGACAGCCTTAAGACCACTGTCTTCACACAATTCCAATTGTTTTGCGTCACTTGTTTGCGTGGATACTAATAAATGTAAATAGAAACAGGATTGGAATCAAGATGTGCAAGTGAGGTAAATCATGCTCCGTGACGGTGTTTAACAACCAATAAAGCTGTGTTTGTGTTTGGACGAggggaattgaaattagaattggaGTTGGAATTCTAATTTTCAATTCTACAAGAATTGGCACTGAATTAGAATTTAAATCATGCGTTCAGAAAAATCATAGAATTGAATTCCTAAGAGATTTGTTTAGTTTTATTCTTCCTTGTTCTTATTTTAAGTGGAGTtcaaactataatatatatatacttgttttaACAAATTCTAAGTGGACTTCCTTAATTTAGATCCTTACacaaacaacaaaaacaaaattgcccctccaattccaatgccaattcatCTCTAACCAAAACACACcctaaaagaaaaatcagaTTGCGTTACAATCCTCTTTGAAATGCAACCTTCTTCTTAGGAAGCAAACACTGAAACGACTAAGCTACACTGCAATTGAGCTAATATAATcgcaattaaataaattatcacctGTTTTGGTGGGACGAGGAAGCAACTTTTTAAAACTACCCTCTTCATCATGTACTCCaaccttcttctttttcaatcGTTCACTGAATATTCCTGTATCTTCCTTCTTCCGCTTTCCATATTGATTCAGCAAGGATCCCTGTAAGTTCTTCTCATTCTTCGACCCACTTCCCTGTGAACGCCCCCCCAAATCTAAATTTTCTCCTTCCAAATGTGTCATAATTTTTGAACGGTCGTTAATTAACCTTTTCATAGCAACCTGTGTTCCCACAGGTTTATTTGAGACATTATCCTCAGAAAGCGAGAATAGCATTCCAGCAACCTTATCCATAGGAACTTCTTTTCCTTCTTGTGATTTCACCTCATCCTCCTGCTTTTTTCCCCAACAAGGAAACTCTCTATACTGAAAATTGAACTTCTTTGGAACGTAACCAGTACACTTCCAAAGTTCAGGTGTAATAATGGATGACATCCCACTAAAGAGGCCAGGCTCACCACCAGGGATGCCTTGAACATGTACTTTCTCCTCCATAGGTAGTTCAGCCCAAAGCCTAAATGGACGCCTAAGTGCATTTCTAGGAGGTAATGGTTTGTCCATGTTCAAAGTTTTAGTGGGTAGCTCAACCAACAACTGGGCAACTTCCTTCTCCTCACTATCATTCCTCGAGTTCTTGCTCTTGCATTTGTCGCAAACGAAAGACTTCTCGCTCTTAAGATATCGCGAGCATCGAGTGTGCACCCAAACCCCGCACTCATCACAGTTGACCATCTCTTCACCATCATCGAAATTCACACCACAAACGCAATCAACTGTCCAAGAGCCATCCACCCAGTCGTCAGGAGCTGGAGACGCGGCCGGGTGGTGGGATCGACTCTTCATGGACCccttatttttttgtttaatctcGAACCCTAACTAATAAAACCCTATCCAATCTCTCCTATCAACACGTAACCAAATCTCATAGACGTTTCATACGAAGAAATTTGTTcaaaattcaagaatgaaacAAATTCACGGAAAACCCATCGTATATGATGTTTAAAACCAATGACTGAatcaaatgaaagaacaagTGCCTGAAAAAGAATTTCTTCGTttcaagagagaaaatattcagcgagaatgaaagaaaagacCTTTGGAAGAGTTGAGACACATATCCAGACTCAGCGCGAAGTTGTAATTCATGAATCACGGAGGCAACTGGAGAAAACTGAGCTGGAGCAAAAGTAGAGATCGAGAGAGCTGTCTGCTGGTTTTCGAGCACGAATGGGCGGAACTGAAACAAGTTATTGATTTGGAGTTATGAATTGAATTGCGTCCGTAATTTCATTTTCCCttcttttctaaaataataaatttggacCTGAATATTTCTGAATATTTAAATTCTCACTTAAACTTCTTTTTGCATGACAAATTCtccaatttttaaaaagatacattcttttttttttacaaaatcatgtttaattaatataactagGAAATTTTCAATGCGATTCACACacacagataaaaataaaaataaaataaatctaataaaaaaataataatatgtatttaatgtttaaaattcttaataaatcactaataatatattaaaataaaaaacagaacgctctcattccacGTTTTATtatttcggtaaaacaacttatcttctcacatatctcatcacatattttttccgaatgaatctctcatctcgtgaccttacactctCACTTTGgccaatcaaatatttgattcatattttctTAACCATTGTCAATTGATACTGACATATTATCTCTCGGCAAATCACATCCCAATCACAATTGGTTAAAGTTTGTACTTGttatgttaggttgcaagttcgaaacatacctataacattttcaattttatttttaaccgttttaattttatgggcgggttaacccacaatccgattcaagtatccatttactctcacatatatatccaaattaaccacaactctcgacccgacaatccggacactttaaaaattaagcatcattatatatatagattacttagttaaaaagttgaacttatatttttaaaatgttccgcgttaatctaatttggtgttgaatttaaaatataaaatgttattaacctagttggttaaaaggttgtacttgttttattgtgttgtaagttcgaaacatacataaaacattttaaatattatttttaaccgttttaagtttatgggcggatcaacccacaatccaacccaagtattcatttacactcacatatatatccaaattaaccacaactcttgacccgacaatccgaacactttaaaaattaagcatcattatatatatatatatatagatatcatTCTGGTCCTTACAACTATAATGATTATGTCTACAAATGTAATTGTGTTTGAGCACAAATTTTTTATCTTAgcaactaattttcaaatagtACATTGGCGATTTGATCTTCGTGTTGGAATAGATCGTTATGTTAAACACAGTGAGACAATTAGATTCCCTTTGtaaaaatatagagaaaaagattgtattaaataaaaaataatatagagttataatatatatatatatacaagattTATCTTAGCGCCCAAGTGAGGCCACATAATATATTCTAACACCTCTCCTCAAGCTCAAGGTGGTAAAGTAGATATCAACTTGAGTTTGCTCAATAACATGTAAAAACGACCCGACAAGAGAGACTTCGTGAAGACATCTACAGTCTGGTGTTCGGTAGACACATATCGTAATTGTATAGTACCAA is part of the Impatiens glandulifera chromosome 1, dImpGla2.1, whole genome shotgun sequence genome and encodes:
- the LOC124919510 gene encoding uncharacterized protein LOC124919510 isoform X2 is translated as MKSRSHHPAASPAPDDWVDGSWTVDCVCGVNFDDGEEMVNCDECGVWVHTRCSRYLKSEKSFVCDKCKSKNSRNDSEEKEVAQLLVELPTKTLNMDKPLPPRNALRRPFRLWAELPMEEKVHVQGIPGGEPGLFSGMSSIITPELWKCTGYVPKKFNFQYREFPCWGKKQEDEVKSQEGKEVPMDKVAGMLFSLSEDNVSNKPVGTQVAMKRLINDRSKIMTHLEGENLDLGGRSQGSGSKNEKNLQGSLLNQYGKRKKEDTGIFSERLKKKKVGVHDEEGSFKKLLPRPTKTDSGLKAVKTCSQGIKSTILKDTSCSVVNIKNAAGSSELPSDAASLDTTTGNDISIQLKPTGNKDGQQVSARSENSQKNGDSLALSRGRKNHRSTSMKDEDIDLKYDVAKDNGKSYSLSNPTDSQKAVVKGCTTVPVTEINQSCQDSSCHKLPSAPPLCSKAERDGGADVHLNTKTSESHPMAEDTSEKSTENGKMGKTVGVLNSEPKQQMEVPESFVVSEKSQKNLSENKLDLKPANEPSKSSSNTTATGISKISITGYRRSLNTRGHSVDKEHGKDSNLSKDEDVHQVPRKISKEHSKYSVSSTSKSSSHSKKISHSFVTKKTSPDSRKPLPHTSTKSSSAPNAGDTISTESAGSLQKQRVLDVQNKSPLPGLPNKAEKVNNLSSGPQSTKVTQPVSSSIASKTPAALSDEELALLLHQELNSSPRVPRVPRMRHTGSLPHLTSPTGTSTLMKRTSSAGGKDQNFIPKRKGKDIAKDASQSSYGMDSEVKRMKRRPSYSPDRKKHDPVTNTDASARSLGDSGSGKGLHSNKKSTPPPVSTASISSGPASSAEINEQNVVSMHNSPHHASDDDVGGPVHHTLPGLLAEIMGKGQRMTYEELCDAVLPHWPNLRKHNGERYAYSSHSQAVLDCLRNRNEWSQLVDRGPKTNASRKRRKLDIDGQEVESEHGGGSNGKERTEEADSKSFDSRREEFPKGKRKARKRRRLALQGRGIKDIRRRRRVDMVSEDDNTRSPSSSTQESLSSEDDGSSASSGDAV
- the LOC124919510 gene encoding uncharacterized protein LOC124919510 isoform X1, with product MKSRSHHPAASPAPDDWVDGSWTVDCVCGVNFDDGEEMVNCDECGVWVHTRCSRYLKSEKSFVCDKCKSKNSRNDSEEKEVAQLLVELPTKTLNMDKPLPPRNALRRPFRLWAELPMEEKVHVQGIPGGEPGLFSGMSSIITPELWKCTGYVPKKFNFQYREFPCWGKKQEDEVKSQEGKEVPMDKVAGMLFSLSEDNVSNKPVGTQVAMKRLINDRSKIMTHLEGENLDLGGRSQGSGSKNEKNLQGSLLNQYGKRKKEDTGIFSERLKKKKVGVHDEEGSFKKLLPRPTKTVSTQTSDAKQLELCEDSGLKAVKTCSQGIKSTILKDTSCSVVNIKNAAGSSELPSDAASLDTTTGNDISIQLKPTGNKDGQQVSARSENSQKNGDSLALSRGRKNHRSTSMKDEDIDLKYDVAKDNGKSYSLSNPTDSQKAVVKGCTTVPVTEINQSCQDSSCHKLPSAPPLCSKAERDGGADVHLNTKTSESHPMAEDTSEKSTENGKMGKTVGVLNSEPKQQMEVPESFVVSEKSQKNLSENKLDLKPANEPSKSSSNTTATGISKISITGYRRSLNTRGHSVDKEHGKDSNLSKDEDVHQVPRKISKEHSKYSVSSTSKSSSHSKKISHSFVTKKTSPDSRKPLPHTSTKSSSAPNAGDTISTESAGSLQKQRVLDVQNKSPLPGLPNKAEKVNNLSSGPQSTKVTQPVSSSIASKTPAALSDEELALLLHQELNSSPRVPRVPRMRHTGSLPHLTSPTGTSTLMKRTSSAGGKDQNFIPKRKGKDIAKDASQSSYGMDSEVKRMKRRPSYSPDRKKHDPVTNTDASARSLGDSGSGKGLHSNKKSTPPPVSTASISSGPASSAEINEQNVVSMHNSPHHASDDDVGGPVHHTLPGLLAEIMGKGQRMTYEELCDAVLPHWPNLRKHNGERYAYSSHSQAVLDCLRNRNEWSQLVDRGPKTNASRKRRKLDIDGQEVESEHGGGSNGKERTEEADSKSFDSRREEFPKGKRKARKRRRLALQGRGIKDIRRRRRVDMVSEDDNTRSPSSSTQESLSSEDDGSSASSGDAV